CTTATTCAAGAATGCCAATTTTGTTTTGAATCGCACTCTTATGGACATTAGCAGAATGATTAACTCTTATATTTCTCCCAACTGTGGTTATAGTTCTAGTAGTAATCCTATTTGTAGTTCTGTTAAAACCCATATAGCTGATGTGGATCACATAATGTTTGTGGATGggtttttcaaagattttaagatGGGTTCTGGCGTTATTTGTTGTGATCTTACAGGGAATGTAATCTGTTCTCGCTCGGACTTTGGGTGGATTCCAGATGCAGTaggtgctgaagctgctgctctaATTTTGGCAATCTCTTGGGCAGAAGAGATGAATCTGCAAAAAGTCATCTTCCTTAGTGATTGTCTCCATCTGGTCAATTTTGTGAATGCTGCCTCCACTGATGTCAACTGAGAAGTGTGGATCTTCTGAATCGGTGTAGCATTTCTTTAGATAGCAATATCGCTTTTAAGCTTTTGTATTTAAAACGGTGTAATAATTCTCTAGCTGATCGGCTTGCTCGTCGGGTTAGAAAAAACCTGCTTAAAGATGTTTGGCTCTCCTTTCCTTCTTTTTTGAACATTCACTGTGGGAAGGTGAACTTGAATGTTGTTTGTAAATCTTTCCTTTCTTATTGCATTGGtttgttttagaaaaaaaaatgtttttttttactaTGGGAATCATGTAATTGTACAGTTCCGGCTGGATAACTTTTTCGGGGTAAAAGTAAAGAAAATGTACTAACATTTTGGGTTTCACATAACTTCTTTTTACTGTTTGAATCATGTAAATGTACAGTTACTGGTGGATAACTTTTTTGGGGTAAAAGTAATAATATTTTGGACTTTTACATAAAAATGCCATCTAGAAAGACGTCACCGCTCACGCTGCTCATCCCTGCTTTGACTACTTGCATAACAGGTAACGTGGTGGGTGCTTCACTCAGTGGTTGTCTCATTTTCTTTAATAATTGAATAGATCGAAAACGCTAGACAATTTTATATCAAAAAGTGTAGCTTTGGGATTCCATTTGGGACCTGAGTGACGACTTTTCAATGATTTTATCATTCAAAATTAGAATGGAGAATCTAGAGAGTCAAGTCCCGTAATGACCAAGTATCCTCGGTCAATCACTCTCCTTGCACCGGAAGCTTCAAAAAGTACACAAACATGTGATTAAATAATGAATTAATCATCTTAAACTAGTACTGTTATATAAATTAGTACAACTCAATTAAACTTCCACAGTTGAAACAAGAGACTGAGAAACAAATTAGAAATTCAAGAATATCATTAGAAGCAGAGAAACTGAGAGATATCAAGAATATTATCATTAGCAAGAGATGGAAAATGTTGTGATGAGAGAAGAAGTGGTGATAGTAGGAGGAGGAGTTGCAGGTTTAGCAACAGCCTTAGCATTAAAGAGAGTTGGAGTGAAAAGTTTAGTATTAGAAAGAGCAAATGAGCTGAGAGTAACTGGTGGTTCTCTAACTCTTTTCCCAAATGCTTGGATTGCTCTTGAAGCACTTGGTGTTGCTGACAAACTTACTTCTGTTTACAAACCTTTCAAAAGGTAATTATTCATACAAACCCTCTCTGTAATCTTCCATGATTTTGCCTTTTTAGTGATCTAAACTTTGATTATGTGTTGCtaaatttggtttttgtttttaattttttaggGGAGAAGTTACTAATGTTGCAAGTGGAGTTACCCAAGAGGTTGTGTTTACAACTGATGAAGGGTATGTTGATCCAAGTTTTATTTATACATTCTTTTGTTCTGTAGCTAGTAATTGAAGCCACAATAGGATTGTGTCCAGGATATTTGTATCTAACAATTGAAGTTGCAATTGGTAAATGTAGGGATGAGTGGTTGGCAAGAGGACCTAGGTCTGTGCATAGGAGAGCTTTACTTGAAGCTCTGTCAGAAGAACTACCAACTGATACAGTCCGTTACTCATCGAGGCTTCGCTCAATCGAAAAAACTAAAACACATAATGATGCAGATTCATTTGGGGTATTCGTTCATCTAGAAGATGGGACTACTATCAATACCAAGGTCAGATACTACTTCTTATATTTGAAACCAAAGACGGCAGTATATTTTTTCCATGGATTTGTTGATGCTAAActtttaattccattgattcGACAGGTTTTAATAGGGTGCGATGGTGTGCATTCTGTGGTGGCAAAGTGGTTGGGGCTTAAAGCACCGGTTTATTCAGGTCGGTATGCCGTGCGTGGATTAGGAGTGTTTCCTGAAGGTCATGGATTGAAACATGAAGTTCAGCAATTTGTTGGAGAAGGTCGTAGATTTGGTATCATGCCAAATACCAACACTGACGTCTTCTGGTTCATGACTTATCAATCCACCCCCAGTGCAGGTAAAATCATGACTAAAACAATGTGGACTTTTCAGAACCTTTTATGTTGATGTTAATCTTTACTCGTCGaacttttttgtttttcccaTACATAGAGGAAGAGATGGCTAAAGGAGACCCAAAAATCATACAGAAGACAATGTTAGAGAAAGTACCTGATTCTGCACAACTTGTCAAAGATGTTATACAACATGCTTATATGCCAAGTTTATCATGGGGACCCCTACAATTCAGATACCCATGGGATCTTCTTTTTGGTAAAGTTTCAAACGGCACAATTACTGTAGCAGGTGATGCAATGCACCCAATGACACCAGACCTTGGTCAAGGTGGTTGTTCCGCATTAGAAGACGCAGTGGTGTTGGGCCGCCATATAGGAAATTCGTTTATCAGAAATGGTGGAATGCTATCACAGGAGGATTTAGAGGTTGAAATAGGAATGTATGTCAAGGAGAGGAGATTTAGAACTGCTGGGTTGATTACTGGTTCGTACATTTCTGGTTGGGTTCAacaaggtggtggtggtgttggtataatctcatcatcaagagttgtagGATGGTTGACGAAGTTTGTTCGAGATACGGTATTTTATAACATAGGATTCCGCCGGTTAGTTGGTTTGGTGCAGTATGATTGTGGAAAGTTACCTACTGGTTCAACTTCGTGTGGAAATTGATGTTGTGCGGTTATAAATTGAAAGTAAATATCAACAATTCTTTGTTACGACGCTGAATAAGCTCATTGCAAGCATTATTGTATTTCTCACGGACGTTAATTATTTTGTATGTTTGATTTGTATTTGTAATATATCATTTTTAGAAAtgtgatttttttatttaaagcACATAGCAGTTGTTAGTCTTCTGGCTAATTTCCCCCTGATATATCTAGCAATGTAACCTTGAACTACAGAGTACAATTGTTTTGTTAATTTAATGGAATGAGTTTAGTAGACTCAAGTTTTTTCCCCTTTGATATATCAAATTGTAGCTGGTGATGCAATGCACCTTGGTCTCAGTGATGGTGCAGCActaaagtaaagtcgtttgttatGCCAAACGAAAGAAGCGAAATCTGAATTTGTTAAGCTGCAAGTTTGGCATGTTGGGGATGTAGCTCAGATGGTAGAGCGCTCGCTTAGTATGCGAGAGGTATGGGGATCGATGCCCCTTTTTTGTCATCTTTTTTCAAGGATAGGAAAATATAGCATTACTCCCGTGAAGTATATACCATGAACTGTTTCGGTATATACTTCACTTATTACTGGATTTTGGTCATGCCGTCATGGTGTCCAACTCCAGAAAATTGCACTTACTGATGCCGACTCTTGAGAGAGCTAGGCAAGTGCCAATGAAATACATAAGGAAATTATCGAGAGGGTTAATTTGAATGAATTACCTATTGTAAGGTTTGTAGATAGAAGTAAGTTTGTGAGCGAATCAAGAGCAATCCAAGCATTTGAGAATAGAGCTCAatcattttgatgatttttttactAGTGTCAACTTTTGGAAGTTTCGATCAAGAATCCTGACTCAATCATCATAGGACCaacaaaatatatttttctttcgTTGGATCCCTATGTTGAGTCAGGATTCCACATTGTcacggaaagaaaaaaaaatgactaGATAGCCATATGTTTTAACTTTTCTTTATGCCATTTTTCATCAATAATCCAATCccaatttctcttttctttactAGCGGATGAAGTTGGTGCATGAAAGAGATGCCTCCAAAACAATCTCAAATGGTTGAAATGTAACTTATAAAAACTACGGTTTCCGACTTTAATGTTTTCACCGAAGCATACTcatgttttggtatgattctttCATCGTAATTTTGTTATAAAAATCATTGAAAACTCATGATCA
This is a stretch of genomic DNA from Papaver somniferum cultivar HN1 chromosome 1, ASM357369v1, whole genome shotgun sequence. It encodes these proteins:
- the LOC113284060 gene encoding monooxygenase 2-like encodes the protein MENVVMREEVVIVGGGVAGLATALALKRVGVKSLVLERANELRVTGGSLTLFPNAWIALEALGVADKLTSVYKPFKRGEVTNVASGVTQEVVFTTDEGDEWLARGPRSVHRRALLEALSEELPTDTVRYSSRLRSIEKTKTHNDADSFGVFVHLEDGTTINTKVLIGCDGVHSVVAKWLGLKAPVYSGRYAVRGLGVFPEGHGLKHEVQQFVGEGRRFGIMPNTNTDVFWFMTYQSTPSAEEEMAKGDPKIIQKTMLEKVPDSAQLVKDVIQHAYMPSLSWGPLQFRYPWDLLFGKVSNGTITVAGDAMHPMTPDLGQGGCSALEDAVVLGRHIGNSFIRNGGMLSQEDLEVEIGMYVKERRFRTAGLITGSYISGWVQQGGGGVGIISSSRVVGWLTKFVRDTVFYNIGFRRLVGLVQYDCGKLPTGSTSCGN